In Pseudobacter ginsenosidimutans, the following are encoded in one genomic region:
- a CDS encoding VOC family protein — MKDELAFAVHLSFNGNCRQAFHYYQICFGGELTLQTLADTPLGVGMSKEMRRAVVWATLRNEYFNLVGSDLSDECNIVTGNSVSILIECSSFTERSRLINKLTGRNFCAMGNGNPLVNIVDIYRTSWLLSVHS, encoded by the coding sequence TTGAAAGATGAATTGGCATTTGCGGTGCACCTTTCCTTCAACGGAAACTGCAGACAGGCATTCCACTATTACCAAATATGTTTTGGTGGAGAATTGACGTTGCAAACGCTGGCTGACACGCCACTTGGTGTTGGGATGAGCAAAGAAATGCGAAGGGCGGTAGTGTGGGCCACATTGAGAAATGAGTATTTTAATCTGGTGGGATCGGATTTGTCGGATGAGTGCAATATTGTTACAGGCAATAGTGTAAGCATTTTGATCGAATGCTCCTCCTTTACCGAGCGCTCCAGGCTGATCAATAAACTCACCGGCAGGAACTTCTGCGCTATGGGAAATGGCAACCCGTTGGTAAACATCGTTGACATTTACCGGACCAGCTGGCTATTAAGTGTTCACTCATAA
- a CDS encoding Fic family protein codes for MVGVKSIIDEYQSLNLHDVIDYDKFNQFSIVHHSSSIEGSTLTENETRLLLEEGVTPKGKPLEHSLMVKDHYDALLFVLDAARKKTPVTVNFIQSINARVMRHTGGVYNTVFGEIDASKGIFRKGNVSAGGSYFVNFEKVERYTSGLVDKLDKDFSSVSTIEEQLLLSFIAHFDLVSIHPFYNGNGRTSRLLMNYIQCYFDLPLAIVYQEDKVDYYDALQQARKQEDISIFTAFMTEQYKKFLLNEMQQFRKDIGTEPSKKNKRIDGKGFSMFF; via the coding sequence ATGGTTGGTGTCAAATCCATAATAGATGAATACCAGTCCCTGAATCTGCATGACGTAATCGATTATGACAAATTCAATCAGTTCTCTATTGTTCATCACTCCAGTAGCATAGAGGGCTCAACTCTGACGGAAAATGAAACCCGCTTACTTTTGGAAGAAGGCGTTACACCTAAAGGAAAACCTCTCGAACACAGCCTGATGGTAAAAGACCACTACGACGCCTTGCTTTTTGTGCTGGATGCTGCCCGAAAAAAAACGCCGGTTACAGTAAATTTTATACAATCCATTAACGCCAGGGTCATGAGGCATACCGGCGGTGTTTACAATACTGTTTTTGGAGAGATCGATGCTTCAAAAGGAATATTCCGCAAAGGGAACGTAAGTGCCGGTGGAAGCTATTTCGTCAACTTCGAAAAAGTAGAACGCTACACAAGCGGGTTAGTTGATAAACTAGATAAAGACTTTTCTTCCGTAAGCACTATAGAAGAACAGTTACTCCTCTCCTTTATTGCACACTTCGACCTGGTTAGCATCCATCCCTTCTATAACGGGAATGGGCGCACAAGCCGTCTATTGATGAATTATATACAGTGCTACTTTGATCTGCCGCTGGCCATCGTTTACCAGGAAGACAAAGTAGATTATTATGACGCATTACAGCAAGCAAGAAAACAAGAAGACATTTCCATTTTTACCGCATTCATGACAGAACAGTATAAGAAATTTTTACTGAACGAAATGCAACAGTTCAGAAAAGATATTGGCACGGAACCTTCTAAAAAGAATAAGAGGATCGATGGCAAAGGATTCTCCATGTTCTTTTAA
- a CDS encoding GlxA family transcriptional regulator has protein sequence MQVTVFAPEKGVIEAVTPPYRAFKAANDFLGALGKKPIFEVEYAGLTNLVSANDGEYTIKTDRLISDVNKTDLLIIPPVYGDIEDGIKINSDVIPYIQKLYRNGCSIASLCLGAFLLAETGLLNGKKCSTHWAYLDEFKVRYPQIDVVDGAIITEVGNIYSSGGASSLWNLILYLIEKFSDRETAILISKNFALDIGRNSQAPFTIFKGQKKHADDEIMKVQEYIEKNYNDKITIDELAAIVNSGRRTFERRFRQATNNTPLEYIQRVRMEAAKRSFEASRKNVSEVMLDVGYTDTKTFRDTFRKVTGLTPIEYRNKFAKVAVEM, from the coding sequence ATGCAGGTAACAGTTTTTGCCCCTGAGAAAGGCGTAATAGAAGCGGTAACACCGCCGTACCGCGCATTCAAGGCAGCCAATGACTTTCTTGGAGCGCTGGGCAAAAAGCCCATTTTTGAAGTGGAATACGCGGGCCTTACCAACCTGGTTTCGGCAAACGACGGTGAATACACGATCAAAACTGATCGCCTGATCAGCGATGTGAATAAAACCGACCTGTTGATCATACCGCCTGTTTACGGCGATATTGAGGATGGAATAAAGATCAATAGTGATGTTATTCCTTACATCCAAAAACTGTACAGGAATGGCTGCAGTATCGCCAGTTTGTGTTTAGGCGCCTTCCTCCTGGCGGAAACCGGACTGTTAAACGGAAAAAAATGTTCCACCCACTGGGCTTACCTCGATGAGTTCAAAGTACGATACCCACAAATAGACGTGGTGGATGGCGCCATTATCACTGAGGTGGGAAATATTTACAGCAGCGGTGGCGCCAGCAGCCTTTGGAATCTGATCTTATACCTGATTGAAAAGTTCTCCGACCGTGAAACGGCTATATTGATCTCGAAAAACTTCGCACTGGATATTGGCCGCAACAGTCAGGCCCCATTCACCATATTCAAAGGACAGAAAAAACATGCGGACGATGAGATCATGAAGGTGCAGGAGTACATCGAGAAAAACTACAACGACAAGATCACGATCGATGAATTGGCTGCCATCGTCAATTCCGGCCGCCGCACCTTCGAACGCAGGTTCCGTCAGGCAACCAACAACACTCCTCTGGAATACATCCAAAGAGTGCGTATGGAAGCTGCCAAGAGGTCCTTTGAAGCTTCACGGAAAAATGTAAGCGAAGTAATGCTTGACGTGGGATATACTGATACCAAAACTTTCCGGGATACTTTCAGGAAAGTTACAGGACTGACGCCAATCGAATACAGGAACAAATTTGCAAAGGTTGCCGTAGAGATGTAG
- a CDS encoding LLM class flavin-dependent oxidoreductase, protein MKKIGFLSFGHWAKHPAYQTRSASDTLLQSIDLAVAAEAIGLDGAYFRVHHFAAQLASPFPLLSAIGAKTSTIEIGTGVIDMRYENPLYMVEDAGAADLISQGRLQLGISRGSPEQVIDGWRYFGYEPAEGESDADMGRRKALEFLDKLRGIGFAQPNPNPMFPNPPGLLRLEPYSEGLRERIWWGAASNATAVWAAENGMYLQSSTLKFDESGKPFHIQQAEQIRLYKEAWKKAGHQREPRVSVSRSIFAIVNEQDHRYFGQEANRRDQIGMIEPGRNAIFGRSYAAEPDQLIKELAADEAIQEADTLLLTIPNTLGVDYNIHVLSSILEYVAPGLGWR, encoded by the coding sequence ATGAAGAAGATAGGATTTCTTTCGTTTGGGCACTGGGCCAAACACCCGGCCTACCAAACCCGTTCAGCAAGCGACACATTGCTGCAATCCATTGACCTGGCTGTAGCTGCGGAAGCAATTGGCCTTGACGGAGCTTATTTCCGTGTACATCATTTTGCAGCCCAACTGGCATCGCCATTCCCCTTGCTTTCTGCAATCGGAGCCAAAACCAGTACAATCGAGATCGGAACAGGCGTGATTGATATGCGTTATGAAAATCCGCTCTACATGGTGGAGGACGCCGGTGCTGCAGACCTGATCTCACAGGGAAGGCTGCAGTTGGGTATCAGCAGAGGATCGCCCGAGCAGGTGATCGACGGCTGGCGATATTTTGGATATGAACCGGCAGAAGGAGAATCAGATGCGGATATGGGTCGCCGTAAGGCATTGGAATTCCTGGATAAACTGCGTGGTATCGGGTTTGCACAACCGAATCCTAATCCGATGTTCCCCAACCCTCCCGGACTGCTCCGGCTGGAACCATATTCAGAGGGCTTGCGCGAACGCATCTGGTGGGGAGCAGCCTCCAATGCCACTGCTGTCTGGGCTGCTGAAAATGGTATGTACCTGCAAAGCTCCACGCTGAAGTTTGACGAAAGCGGCAAACCATTCCATATACAACAGGCGGAGCAGATCAGATTGTATAAAGAGGCCTGGAAAAAAGCGGGGCATCAACGTGAACCGAGAGTTTCGGTGAGCCGTTCAATTTTCGCAATCGTCAATGAGCAGGATCACCGTTACTTTGGGCAGGAAGCCAACCGGAGGGACCAGATCGGAATGATTGAGCCGGGCAGAAATGCCATTTTTGGAAGAAGCTATGCAGCAGAGCCGGATCAGCTTATCAAAGAACTGGCTGCAGACGAAGCTATTCAGGAAGCAGATACTTTGCTTTTGACAATCCCCAATACATTAGGAGTTGACTATAATATTCATGTATTGTCTTCCATCCTGGAGTATGTTGCGCCGGGATTGGGATGGAGATAA
- a CDS encoding DoxX family protein, protein MKKTKIIFWASTIFIFLFEGIMPLITLLFAPQYINAGTSPLGYPDYFAVALALFKFIGALAILLPAIPDRLKEWAYAGLTFNLIFAMISHAVVDGNIGFILLPAGIMAILAMSYFSKNVIQRADIRRKQGNIPVFNQMA, encoded by the coding sequence ATGAAAAAGACAAAAATCATATTCTGGGCCTCAACTATTTTTATCTTTCTATTCGAGGGTATTATGCCCCTCATTACCTTATTGTTTGCACCGCAGTATATCAATGCCGGCACCAGCCCACTCGGCTATCCTGATTATTTTGCGGTAGCACTGGCCCTCTTTAAATTTATCGGGGCGTTGGCCATATTGCTGCCTGCCATACCTGACCGGTTAAAGGAATGGGCTTACGCGGGACTTACTTTTAATCTCATATTTGCTATGATCAGTCATGCCGTGGTAGATGGAAACATAGGTTTTATTTTACTGCCCGCAGGAATTATGGCCATTCTCGCCATGTCTTATTTTTCAAAAAACGTAATTCAGAGAGCTGACATCAGAAGAAAGCAGGGGAACATTCCTGTGTTCAATCAAATGGCATAG
- a CDS encoding TlpA family protein disulfide reductase translates to MLFLIPSASLRAQTGPSSMKDSATIKVKMANAGMYPMFFPYNIGDKWHFDSAYTLKDGYRIYRLWIKEPRQQRMIVRNPSMNINVPGASIPGPQPVFLLKAGATVIVEGDANDPLFLTVKSADKEINDYEKYRSVAKKMEAERWEIIKSIYKTADQKASPEQDARREAIDSSLSEWQKTFVKQHASSYAALEVFSWYYYLINNREASNTLAGFPEKVRNSVLGKTIKTELDNVGVTSEDRVIKPFKAKGLDGNMVDIAAMKGKVVLIDFWGSWCGPCRKSHPHLKAVYEKYKSKGLEIVGVAVENGTKEKQQESWKKAIAEDGITWLQVLNNRETNDIAKEYGVKVFPTKILVDKNGKIVLRSVGDGNELDEKLAELLD, encoded by the coding sequence ATGCTCTTTTTAATCCCTTCCGCATCCCTCCGTGCCCAGACGGGACCCTCATCCATGAAAGACAGCGCCACCATTAAAGTGAAGATGGCCAATGCAGGGATGTACCCTATGTTCTTTCCTTACAATATTGGTGATAAGTGGCATTTTGATTCTGCTTATACATTGAAAGATGGCTACAGGATCTACCGGTTATGGATAAAGGAACCCAGGCAGCAGCGTATGATTGTACGAAATCCATCGATGAATATCAACGTTCCCGGTGCATCCATCCCAGGGCCACAACCAGTATTCCTGTTGAAGGCAGGCGCAACGGTTATTGTAGAAGGTGATGCGAATGATCCATTGTTCCTCACTGTGAAAAGTGCCGACAAGGAGATCAATGATTATGAAAAGTACCGGTCTGTTGCCAAAAAGATGGAAGCAGAACGCTGGGAAATTATCAAAAGCATTTACAAAACAGCCGATCAGAAAGCCAGTCCTGAACAGGATGCCAGGAGGGAAGCTATAGATTCATCACTGAGCGAATGGCAGAAGACCTTTGTAAAGCAGCATGCCAGTTCATATGCCGCCCTGGAGGTTTTTTCCTGGTACTATTATCTGATCAACAACAGGGAAGCTTCAAATACCTTGGCAGGGTTTCCGGAAAAAGTAAGGAACAGCGTATTGGGAAAAACCATAAAAACTGAACTGGATAATGTGGGCGTCACATCTGAAGACAGGGTCATTAAGCCTTTCAAAGCGAAAGGTCTTGATGGGAATATGGTGGACATTGCTGCGATGAAGGGAAAAGTGGTGTTGATCGATTTTTGGGGAAGCTGGTGCGGCCCTTGTAGAAAAAGCCATCCCCATCTTAAGGCTGTGTATGAAAAGTATAAATCCAAAGGGCTCGAAATAGTAGGAGTGGCAGTTGAAAACGGCACAAAGGAAAAGCAACAGGAAAGCTGGAAGAAAGCCATTGCAGAAGACGGCATTACCTGGCTGCAGGTGTTGAATAACCGGGAAACGAATGATATCGCAAAAGAGTATGGAGTGAAAGTGTTTCCTACCAAGATCCTGGTGGATAAGAATGGAAAGATAGTGCTGAGGAGTGTTGGGGATGGTAATGAGCTGGATGAGAAACTGGCAGAGTTGCTGGATTGA
- a CDS encoding SusC/RagA family TonB-linked outer membrane protein, giving the protein MQIVQIPYALPGRWLTAKTLLIMKLTAMLLLIACMQVTANGFSQASVTFSGDNVRIEKIMNVIKKQTGYVFFFDKTILESAHPVSIRARDMPLAEFLDQVLSEQPFRYTFRNKTIVLSGKPAAMLPSAEVLLLWPPPVDLKGKVLNETGEPVVATITVKGSPKATTTNLNGEFTLKDVDENAILIISGVSIETIDVKVNGRKDLGAITVKVRIKSEEEVTIVVNTGYQKLSKERSAGSYSKPNLAVVMERSSSMNILQRLDGLVPGLTVNNAPNSPNPLLIRGLNTLGVPDAYNRYSNNSGTNRNPLFIVDGIQMDDIASINPQDVADITVLKDATAASIWGARASNGVIVITSRKGNMNEKIRVRYNAFMNFQGMPDLEYMPVLSSKQYIQTVEEIFDPVTFPWQDVSSFSNSAGSGVPPHEVILYNRYRGLISESDARKSLDSLASINNLQQIEDLWFRKASLMNHTVSVSGGSKAYSFYGSLAYTDTRSPRPGDENHSYKVNFRQDLNLNKHIQLYLITDLTNTRTSSKRNINIDNRFYPYQLFRDANGNNLPMGYMGIASDSVMKDFQNKSRLNLDYIPLDEFNYGYTKSDGILGRITAGLTVRLVNGLRFEGLYGYVKGTNKTTSFDGEKSYGVRTELAALTVAPTTPNGKPTYYLPSTGGKYNVNNRNQTNWTIRNQLVYDNAWNNRLHQLTLLAGQEAQELFSNTNASTVWGYDEALQTFALIDYAALRTNGVANTVIPSTFGRNYFYGVPFFQSESQTRFTSYYANAGYTYNRKYTINGSWRVDKSNLYGLDKSAQNRPVWSTGLKWTLSEEQFMSGLDWIEQLAFRATYGITGNSPAPGTASSYDVLSAASNANLPGGIGLSIATAANPRLTWESTKTINLGLDFSLVKSRLSGSLDYYSKKTENLLGRMPANGFTGYSAIIGNFGDLKNTGIELSLNSINLRTKNFSWSSLLNIAYNKNTITQLNSPIAVTTARDKINSQYLTGYAAFAIFAYQFAGLDEMGDPKIRLADGKTTKETSAAFPEDIVFMGTYQPVWSGGFTNFFRYKGFGLTTNMVFNLGHVMRRDVSGFYFPYASNRPVHGSILGGSDNSGFLGGQIHPDFLNRWQKEGDEQRTNVPSYVADVSTSESRRELAYYSRGDINVVSASFIKLRDITLSYSLPQNIISRLRSDEITFRVQVSNIMLWKANRYDIDPEFHEPSYGVRLPSNPLADASAAPNYRWNQGTITVGVNVIF; this is encoded by the coding sequence ATGCAAATTGTTCAGATTCCCTATGCACTACCGGGAAGATGGCTCACCGCCAAAACGCTGCTGATCATGAAACTAACGGCCATGCTTTTATTGATCGCCTGTATGCAGGTAACTGCCAATGGATTTTCGCAGGCATCGGTCACATTCTCCGGCGATAATGTGAGGATCGAAAAGATCATGAATGTTATCAAGAAACAAACCGGATATGTTTTTTTCTTCGACAAAACGATCCTGGAATCCGCCCATCCCGTTTCCATTCGCGCGCGGGACATGCCACTGGCTGAGTTTCTGGACCAGGTGCTCAGTGAACAACCTTTCAGGTATACGTTCAGGAACAAAACCATTGTGCTTTCCGGCAAACCCGCTGCCATGCTACCATCTGCAGAAGTCCTACTGCTCTGGCCTCCGCCGGTTGATCTCAAAGGGAAGGTTTTGAATGAAACCGGTGAACCGGTGGTAGCCACTATTACTGTAAAAGGATCCCCCAAAGCAACTACCACCAATCTCAATGGAGAATTCACGCTGAAAGATGTGGATGAAAATGCAATACTGATCATTAGTGGGGTCAGCATCGAAACGATCGATGTAAAAGTGAACGGAAGAAAAGACCTGGGTGCGATAACGGTAAAAGTCAGGATAAAATCTGAGGAAGAAGTAACTATCGTGGTGAATACCGGTTACCAGAAATTATCGAAAGAAAGAAGCGCAGGATCCTATTCCAAACCAAACCTTGCAGTGGTGATGGAAAGAAGCAGTTCCATGAATATACTGCAACGTCTTGACGGACTGGTGCCCGGACTAACGGTGAACAATGCTCCGAATTCTCCTAATCCTCTCCTGATCCGCGGACTGAACACCCTGGGTGTTCCGGATGCTTATAACCGTTACTCCAATAATTCCGGCACCAACAGGAATCCGCTCTTTATTGTAGATGGAATTCAAATGGATGATATTGCTTCCATCAACCCGCAGGACGTTGCCGATATTACCGTATTGAAAGATGCTACAGCTGCTTCCATCTGGGGCGCCCGGGCTTCGAATGGTGTGATAGTGATCACCAGCCGCAAAGGCAATATGAACGAGAAGATCAGGGTCAGGTACAATGCCTTCATGAATTTTCAGGGAATGCCGGACCTGGAATATATGCCGGTGCTGAGCAGCAAGCAATATATTCAAACTGTTGAAGAGATCTTCGATCCTGTTACCTTTCCCTGGCAAGATGTAAGTTCTTTTTCCAATAGCGCCGGTTCCGGTGTGCCGCCACATGAAGTAATCTTATACAACAGGTACAGGGGGCTTATCTCCGAATCGGATGCCCGCAAAAGTCTCGATAGCCTGGCTTCCATCAACAACCTGCAACAGATCGAAGACCTCTGGTTCCGCAAAGCATCGCTGATGAACCATACGGTATCTGTGTCAGGCGGATCAAAAGCCTATTCTTTTTATGGTTCACTGGCCTATACAGATACCCGTTCTCCCAGGCCCGGCGATGAAAATCATTCGTATAAAGTAAACTTTCGGCAAGACCTCAATCTGAACAAACATATTCAGCTTTATCTGATCACAGACCTCACCAATACAAGGACCTCATCCAAAAGGAATATCAATATCGATAACCGATTCTATCCTTACCAGTTATTCAGGGATGCCAATGGAAATAACCTGCCGATGGGATATATGGGCATAGCCAGTGATTCCGTTATGAAAGATTTTCAGAATAAGAGCCGGTTGAATCTCGACTATATTCCCCTTGATGAATTCAATTACGGATATACCAAAAGCGATGGCATCCTCGGAAGGATCACAGCAGGACTGACTGTCAGACTCGTGAATGGACTCAGGTTCGAAGGATTGTACGGGTATGTGAAGGGAACCAATAAGACCACCAGTTTCGATGGAGAAAAGAGTTATGGAGTAAGAACGGAACTGGCCGCATTAACGGTAGCTCCAACTACTCCCAATGGAAAGCCCACCTACTACCTGCCTTCCACAGGCGGCAAGTACAATGTGAACAACAGGAACCAGACCAACTGGACCATCAGAAATCAATTGGTCTATGATAATGCCTGGAACAACAGGCTTCATCAATTGACACTGCTGGCAGGCCAGGAAGCACAGGAATTGTTTTCCAATACCAATGCCAGTACAGTCTGGGGATATGATGAAGCCCTTCAGACATTTGCGCTGATCGATTATGCTGCATTGCGTACCAATGGGGTAGCCAATACCGTTATACCTTCCACTTTCGGAAGGAATTATTTCTATGGCGTTCCATTTTTCCAGTCGGAAAGCCAGACAAGATTTACTTCCTACTATGCAAACGCCGGATATACCTACAATAGAAAATATACGATCAACGGTAGCTGGCGGGTAGATAAAAGCAATCTGTATGGGTTGGACAAATCTGCCCAGAACAGACCGGTATGGAGCACTGGTTTGAAATGGACGCTCAGTGAAGAGCAATTCATGAGCGGACTGGATTGGATTGAGCAACTGGCTTTCAGGGCAACCTATGGCATTACCGGTAATTCGCCTGCGCCGGGCACTGCTTCTTCCTACGATGTATTGTCTGCTGCATCCAATGCAAATCTTCCCGGCGGCATCGGTCTCAGCATTGCTACAGCCGCAAACCCACGCCTGACCTGGGAAAGCACCAAAACGATCAACCTGGGTCTGGACTTCAGTCTGGTGAAAAGCAGGCTTAGCGGGTCATTGGATTATTACAGCAAAAAAACGGAGAACCTGTTAGGTCGCATGCCGGCTAATGGCTTTACCGGTTATTCTGCCATCATTGGAAATTTTGGCGACCTGAAAAATACGGGAATAGAACTCAGCCTGAACTCCATCAATCTGCGTACAAAAAATTTCAGCTGGAGCAGTTTGCTGAATATTGCCTACAATAAAAATACGATCACACAGCTCAATAGCCCTATTGCTGTTACTACAGCCCGGGACAAGATCAATTCACAATACCTGACCGGTTATGCCGCCTTTGCGATTTTTGCTTACCAGTTTGCCGGCCTCGATGAAATGGGAGATCCGAAGATCAGGCTGGCCGATGGAAAAACTACCAAAGAAACATCTGCCGCTTTCCCGGAAGACATCGTTTTTATGGGCACTTACCAGCCCGTATGGAGTGGCGGCTTCACCAATTTCTTCCGCTATAAAGGATTTGGATTGACCACCAATATGGTTTTCAATCTGGGGCATGTGATGAGAAGGGATGTGTCCGGATTTTACTTTCCCTATGCCAGCAACAGGCCGGTGCATGGAAGCATATTGGGAGGTAGCGATAACAGCGGATTTCTCGGTGGACAGATCCATCCCGATTTCCTGAACAGATGGCAAAAAGAAGGAGATGAACAGAGAACGAATGTTCCTTCCTATGTAGCCGATGTTTCAACAAGTGAGAGCCGGAGAGAACTTGCTTATTATTCGAGAGGCGATATCAATGTGGTAAGCGCTTCGTTTATCAAACTCCGTGATATCACTTTGTCTTACAGTCTTCCCCAAAACATCATAAGCAGATTGAGATCGGATGAGATCACATTCAGGGTGCAGGTGTCGAATATCATGCTGTGGAAAGCCAATCGCTACGATATCGATCCTGAATTCCATGAACCATCTTATGGAGTAAGGCTTCCATCCAATCCACTGGCCGATGCTTCCGCAGCGCCCAATTACAGGTGGAATCAGGGAACCATAACGGTAGGAGTGAACGTAATCTTTTGA
- a CDS encoding VOC family protein has product MAKKIFINLPVADLKKSMEFYTKTGFTNNPAFTDETAACMVLSEEIYVMLLTHDKFLQFTSKKIIDARTDIGVINSISVDSAEEVNAMADAALNAGGSEPGSPKDYGFMQQRSYSDLDGNHWEVLYMDMSKFPG; this is encoded by the coding sequence ATGGCAAAGAAAATCTTTATTAATCTGCCCGTAGCTGACTTGAAAAAGTCAATGGAATTCTATACAAAAACTGGTTTTACCAATAATCCTGCTTTCACGGATGAAACTGCAGCCTGTATGGTATTGAGCGAAGAAATTTACGTAATGCTCCTGACCCATGACAAGTTCTTGCAGTTCACCAGCAAAAAGATCATTGATGCCAGAACAGATATCGGTGTGATCAACTCCATTTCTGTTGATAGCGCTGAAGAAGTAAATGCAATGGCGGATGCAGCTTTAAATGCCGGTGGCAGTGAACCCGGCTCGCCAAAGGACTATGGTTTCATGCAACAAAGAAGCTATAGCGACCTTGATGGTAACCATTGGGAAGTATTGTATATGGACATGAGCAAATTTCCCGGCTAA
- a CDS encoding RagB/SusD family nutrient uptake outer membrane protein, with protein sequence MRRITNYSLHCFSLVLLLVSMSSCKKEFLEINPKGKLIAKNLLDYQRLLYNAPFVADYAAGANMDAQVALGDEIAAVEPHFRGVSYGFIPYDPIRMQRLFKWEDVVYQPEKDAHEMGLMKTIYLYNKVINEVMGLTEGTEQDRKILIAQAKASRAWTNFLMINYYGLPYKESSAATDPGFPIITEADVTATSFTRATVKEVYDFILNDLTTAIPDLPASLTNRYIMSGTAAKVLLGKVYMFMGKFNEALPLLNAAVDNVTEAAIPLQLYDYNATFGTGGSFLPIGAFGPVYPNATNNAENLYTKQFSNYWSFTNNEFVLTPQAFSLFKNSDWRLKFFSNIPYSASTPYPHGLMRRIGPISVLFGVMLPDLYLLRAECRARLNDLSGGKADVETLRKKRMPVAEAAVPDAITADRIALVKFILEERIREFAVQGYRWFDMRRLSVDPDFSATVGYTHTLYKEDGGTTSFTLRPERFALRFAQKLMSQNPGMENNP encoded by the coding sequence ATGAGACGAATTACAAATTATAGCCTGCATTGTTTTTCCCTGGTTCTGTTGCTGGTGAGCATGAGCTCCTGCAAAAAAGAATTCCTGGAGATCAATCCAAAGGGAAAACTGATCGCAAAGAACCTGCTCGACTATCAACGACTATTATACAATGCACCCTTTGTAGCAGATTATGCTGCCGGGGCGAATATGGATGCACAGGTAGCGCTCGGTGATGAAATTGCGGCAGTAGAGCCTCATTTCAGGGGTGTCAGCTACGGGTTCATTCCTTATGACCCGATCAGGATGCAACGACTTTTCAAATGGGAAGATGTAGTGTATCAACCAGAGAAAGATGCCCACGAGATGGGGCTGATGAAAACGATCTACCTGTACAATAAGGTGATCAATGAAGTGATGGGATTGACTGAAGGCACGGAACAGGACAGGAAAATTCTCATCGCCCAGGCAAAAGCGAGCAGGGCCTGGACCAATTTCCTAATGATCAATTATTATGGACTGCCCTATAAGGAATCGAGCGCAGCCACTGATCCCGGCTTTCCGATCATTACCGAAGCGGATGTAACTGCAACCTCCTTTACGCGCGCTACAGTGAAAGAGGTATATGATTTCATATTGAATGATCTTACCACTGCGATCCCCGATCTGCCGGCTTCCCTGACAAACCGTTATATCATGTCAGGCACAGCTGCGAAAGTGTTGCTGGGCAAAGTGTATATGTTCATGGGCAAATTCAATGAAGCACTTCCTTTACTGAATGCGGCAGTTGATAATGTAACGGAAGCTGCCATTCCGTTACAATTGTATGATTATAATGCAACCTTCGGTACTGGAGGATCCTTTCTTCCCATCGGTGCATTCGGTCCTGTTTATCCAAATGCAACCAACAATGCGGAGAACCTGTATACAAAGCAATTCTCCAATTACTGGAGTTTTACCAATAATGAATTTGTACTCACGCCTCAGGCCTTTTCTCTTTTCAAAAATTCCGATTGGCGTTTGAAGTTCTTTTCAAATATTCCTTATTCGGCTTCCACGCCTTATCCTCATGGTCTCATGCGGCGTATCGGTCCCATCTCCGTACTGTTTGGTGTGATGCTGCCCGATCTTTATTTGTTGAGAGCAGAGTGCAGGGCAAGGCTCAATGATCTGAGCGGAGGTAAGGCCGATGTTGAAACGCTTCGCAAGAAAAGAATGCCTGTAGCTGAGGCAGCTGTTCCCGATGCAATTACTGCTGATAGAATAGCACTGGTAAAATTCATTCTCGAAGAGCGTATCCGGGAGTTCGCCGTACAAGGATACAGGTGGTTCGATATGCGCAGACTATCTGTAGATCCGGATTTCAGTGCCACCGTCGGTTATACACATACGTTATACAAAGAAGATGGGGGCACCACCAGTTTTACTTTGAGACCAGAACGATTTGCACTGCGGTTCGCGCAAAAATTGATGAGCCAGAATCCTGGAATGGAAAACAATCCTTAA